CGGCCCCCGCTTCGTCCACTCCGGCCGGGGGGGGCCGCCCGCACAGCCGGGGCCGCTGCTGCCTCAGGGGGCTCCGCCGACGCCCGCCCCCCTCCTCGGGAGCCGGCAGCGCCCGGGaaggccccgccgccgccccagGAAAACGAAAGCACCTCAGCGCGGAGGGAGCCGCTTCCCCGCGGAGCGGCGGCGAGGAGCCGCGGTTCTCTCcatgccgccgccgccgccaccggcCGCCCCAGCTCGACGCAGCCTCCCCGCACCCTGCCTGCCCACCGGCCCCACGCACCGAGCCGCCTCTCGCCCTGCCTGCCCAGAGCCCCGGCCGCTTCCGGCTTCCTGCCGCGGCGCTGGGAAGGCGGGGCGGCAGAAGCACCGCCCCGGCGGCTCCCGGCCGCGCCGAGCTGTTCCCGGCACGGAGGTGAGGGCGCGGTGGGGCCTGGTCACCGGGGTGTCCCCCGCGGAGGGAGCGTCGGCCCTGAGGGGAGGGGACCGCAAACAGGGAAACGTCGGGGAGTGGAAGGAGGATGTGCCCTCAACATGGTCACTCCGGGGCTGTTAGAGCCTGTGATGTTCACAGCGAGCTCAGCCCCGTGCCCGTGAGGGTTTACGCGATGGGCTTTTTGCTGTGTAACCGCTTGGAGCGGTGCTTCCGTTTCCTCGCCCCCTCCTGAGGCGGGGCGGCCGCGCTGCCCTCTGCCCCGGGGCCATTGGGAGTTACAGTCGCGTTCCTGAGCCTCGCTGGTGCTTTTCCAAAGGATATCCCGGAGAAATGCCTCCCCGCCCCGTGTAATTTTACTCGGTTTCACCCTTTTTAAACTTCACAAGCCTTAGCATTTTTCATACATTCGTGTTCCCACTTTAATGTCTTACAGCAGAGTTACTTGCTGGTTTATCTGTTGCCTTTCATTTTCGTCTGCCCGGTAATGCTGCTGTTCTAATAAATGGTCTGTATAGCTTgtataaggaaagaaaacctttatGATTTATGCATAatgtaatttaaacaaaattatacTGGGAAAATAGTCGAAATATTACCTTTTTTTCACCCAAGTCTGTCTTTCAGAGTCACGGAATGGTttgatcatccagttccaacctgctgctgcaggcagggacaccttccactagagaaggttgctccaagcccctgtgtccaacctggccttgaacactgccagggatggggcagccgcagcttctctgggcaccctgtgccagcacctcagcaccctcataatgaagacttttttgcttatatctaacctaaatctcccgtctgtcagtttgaagccattcccccttgccgTGTCACTTCATAACCTTGTAAAAAGTcactctccaggtttcttgtgggctccctttaggtactggaagctgctctaaggtctccctggagcctcctcttctccaggctgaacaagcccagctctctcagcttgtgttcataggaaaggtgctccagcctctgatcatcttcatggcctcctctggacctgcttgagctgaatgcagtatttaggtggggtctcatgaatgcacagtagaggggcaggatcacctccttcgccctgctggtcacgctccttttgatgcagcccaggatacggttggctttctgggctgtgagcgtacactgaagccggctcatgttcagttgtTCAACAaacaacatccccaagtccttcttctcagggctgctctgaatccattctccacccagcctttAATTTTTGATCCTCTGTAGTTCCTGTTTGGAGTTATCATCTTCCCAAGTCTTagaagcttttttttaataggcatTGTTCATTGCTATTATCATATGTTTCCTAGGCTTTATCACAAGTCCAAACTTCCGCTGGTTCACTTGTTAGAGGGCACTAAGCTCGTTCCAAATTCTGCTTAGTGAAACTGATAAACTAACTTTGATACATTTTATGCTGTTATTGTAATTGTTTAATTCATATTCCCCATTTTTTTGGCATTAGGGCTTAATTTAATGACGATTCTGTACTATAGAGGGAATAGCTCCCCACAATATCTGTGTTCTGTCCTTGCATCTTTCAAAACACTGCAGTGCTCCTCAGCAGTTATGTGGTTTATTTCTGCCACCCTCTCCTCTGTACTTAGGTTTTGAATCCTTTTTCATTAGGAAGATACCCATGAGGCAGCTTTGtcttcagaaatgtttattaGCTCATCCGTACACCTTTTAGTAAAAGCCCTCTCAACATCAGGAAAATGCCAGTGAACTTTCCTTTGTATCTTGGACATGTACTTGCTTCCACTTTTGAATAAAACCAAGCTGTTGGCTCAGTGTATGTTGATGCTTTTTGGAACTGGTCATTTTAAATCACAGTCTcattcaggctggatgggactttCAGAGTCTCTGTTCCAAAGAGATGGTCAGCGCTAACTTCAGACCAGGTTCCCCAGGACTTTGCTTAAGACCTACAGTATCTCAGCTCCAAATAGCACCCTGCCCCTGGGCCTGGCCACCACTGTTCTCACTGTAGTTACCACCCCCTGTGCTTTCCCTCGGTCTTGTATAAATTAAGATGATTCATATAGTTCACATGATTCAAATTGTCCTTTTTGTTAGGGTACAGTTGTAAGATAATCAGGGATCCTTATGCAAAGAGGATCTTCTCAAGCCTTTAAATGTTTCACTGCATGAATCACAGGAAAACAGTATGTTCAATATAGCAATAGGAGAAACTGAcaccaaaaaggaaaatgtcattAGTTTAACTCTAGAAATGTCTACTTTGCTTCCTTCTACTTCTTTCCAATGCATTAGCAAAAAATTAGTGAAACAGCTGCTACTTCTGACCTCCCTTGTATTTGGATTCTCATTCATATTCACAAATTCAGCAGCCTGAACCTGAAGCTCTGACAGATCTGGCCAGAGATGacaagggaaagaagaaaagctttgacAGGTACATTGGTGACAAAAGGAAGACTAGGGACAACTTGGGCCCTcttcagaaggaaatgggagaccTGGTTATCCAGGATATGGATAAGGCTGAGGTATGCAATAgcttttttgcctcagtcttcactggcaagtgctccagccacaTCACCCAAGTCACAGAATGCAACGGCAAGGACCTGGAGAATGAAGAATCACCCATTGCAGGAGACCACCTAAGAAACCTGAAGGTGCACGAGtctatgggacctgatggaatgcATTCACAGGTCCTGAGGGAATTGGTAGATGAAGCGGCTAAGCCATTATCCATTACATCTAGGAAGTCATGGCAGTCTGGTGAAattcccactgactggaaaaaggaaacataacccccatttttaaaaagggcaaAAAGGAAGACCCGGGAAACTACAGGCCACTCAGTCCAATGTTGGTGCCATGCAGGACAATGGAACACATCCTCCTGGAAACCATGCAAgggcacatggaaaataaggagaTGATcagtgacagccaacatggcttcactacaGGCAAAGAGTGTCTGCCAAATGGGGTCATAATAGGATTCAGCAGGGTCAAAGCATAGGAAAGAGCAAGCAATTGTTTTTGAATTCTTCAGGCTGAAACAAATTTGTTTCTCTGAACATCCAGGCTACCTAGCTGTTCATCCTGCAGGATACTCTTACATTCATGGATGTAAGGGCAGGGTACAAATTTATAAGACAGCCAGGCTGATGGCTGCCACTCACAGCTTGCTCCTGCACTCTTTTCAATCCATTCCCACCTGACACCACTGTAGCAGACAACATGTTTTGAGGGGGAAGTGTTTCTGCCACTTCAGCTTCCTGAATAGCTGCTTATGGAATCAGATGAGATTTGGCACAGGAGGAAGCTACAGAGGGATAGTGGGAATGAGGGAAAGCCATCGATTTTGGCAGTGGCCATTTCAAAaacttttctcattaaaatttAACTATAGCTAAAATCATGCTCTATGAGACAAACACCACAGTCAATTATACTAACACAATTAGTAAGCGTAggctttttccctgcttttatgCAGTACTGAAAGCAGCAGTACTACCCTTACTTCCAAAGGCAAAAGTCTAAATCGTATATGAAAACAGAGTGACTCCATTACAGTGACACtgtaatttaaaaccaaaatacctTTGCTGAAGACAGAAGGCCTTTGCTTCATAATCTGCCTAGTGATAGCTCTTCCCTCTGCGTGGTAAAGTTGCTATAActgcaggggaaggaaaacaagccaGAAAGCAGACTGACAGCAAACACTCTACGATAGCAGCAGTGGTCAGGGGTGCAGCCCCCTTAGCTGGGGAGGGCCAGGAACACAGCAGCATACACAAAGCATCACAGCAGAGATGGAAGGCTTCTAGTActacaggagaaaacaaaatgggTATCAGACCCAGGGGACATCTAGCATTGGTATGGCACCaaaggcagggaaaggggaTTGTGAGACTAGGGAGTACAAAAAGCACTATTAAGCATTTCAGCTGCAATAAACCAAATCAAGTAACAAAAACCATTTTATTAAATGCACAAAAATCAGGAATAAAAATTTTACATAAGTGATACTGTCCTACTGAAGAGTAGTAAAGGTAAATGCTCTCTACTTTCTTCCCTCAGTGAAAAGGGAGGGAATGGCAGGGAGTACCTCCAAAGCATCACCACActctgctcctggctgctgtttctgacccaccttcccatttattttccatttaaattggGTGAAGAACCTAGCACCACACAATCTAGAGGAATGCTCATCTGATTTTGCTAAAGGTCTGTCAGCTTTTTACTCTGGACATCAGTTCTTAAGGATTAAATCCCACGCGTGGGAAGACTCCTAGCTTTTTCTACCCCTATGAAATAGCTACGAAAACTGTAACGTCATGGAATTAAAACAAAGTGAGCAACGCTCTACTAAAATATCTGTACAGACCATTGATCCTACTGAAGTATTGCAGTGAATGCaattctttatttctgtcaGCATCTTCCACATGCAAGACTGCAATACAACTTATTAGCCAAGCATCAGAAAAACTTGCCAGGTTTTATTCAGATGTAACAGCCGGAAGGTTTCAGGATGCTGTAGCTTCCAAAGATTCAACCAAAATGATTGAAAGAGACTTAATATTTCATGggataaaattttattttttaataaaaaaaggtaACACCAGATGCtacttttaaagaaatcattTATTAAACCAATCTGTTTTATAGgaggtatatatatattttatcatTAAGACAACTTCAATGAAATTACTATCTACAAGAATGACTttgattgttttattttcatgtcacCATACATGAACAAATGAATTTTATGtcttatgaaaacattttactcTGTATCAAAAATGTACACATTTTAATAACCATTCCTATGgtctgaagggtttttttttacatttaatttcaaaaataaGTGTCATTTCATTGCTGTGTGTGTTACAGCATAAGCTTAATTCATCCTATACATAGTAAGTTTGTGTCGGTATACAGATACTTTTCCATGTTGTCACATACCTTCATGTTTGAGACGCAGGTGGGGGATTTGCATTACTCTTTTTTTTGCGAAAGGCTAGAGTATGTACTGATGTGAGCACAAAGCAACTTTTCttaaaccaaaaccagtctgAATGGCACGAGAGTTAGTGTTTTTATAAACTAACAACCAGAATGCTGGGTTATGGAAACAGGTGCATGAGATTCCAGTACTTTCCTTATGGCTTCGCTCTCTGGAAGAATACctgttaaaaatgaattaaaccccaacattttaaagacaaagcAAATAAGACATGGAATGGCTGAGCTGTAACGTAGTTAGTTTGACAGAgctcattttcttcattaacaTCGTGGTTAACAGACTAGGTTCAAGGATGtaacttgttctttttttaggctgagaaagttggggctgttcagcctggagaagagaaggctgcgtggggacctcatagcagccttccagtatctgaagggggcctatagggatgctggggagggactcttcgtcagggactgtagtgacaggacaaggggtaacgggttaaaacttaaacaggggaagtttagattggatataaggaggaaattctttcctgttagggtggtgaggcactggaatgggttgcccagggaggttgtgaatgctccatccctgtcagtgttcaaggccaggctggacgaagccttgggtgggatggtttagtgtgaggtgtccctgtccatggcagcggggttggaacttgatgatcttgaggtcctttccaaccctaactattctatgattctattcaaTTACACTTACGCCCTCAAATGAAGCATTCTGACACATTCTTACCATTATAGCAtcactttttaattatttcaactATTAAACATAAGCCACAAGAATATCAAGCTATTTAGGAGCTGACAAGGTGCTGAGGTGACAACTCTACAGATATaggtttggtggtggtggtgttgggCTCCTTTCCAAATTAACTGCTTTTAATACCTGGAGATTCCCTATAATTAAAGCTATTGAATAAATGCAGTATttgaatatttcagttttacttcaGGTCACTCCCATGACTTAATTATATGATGATATCCAAATGGAATTAAaaactatttaaagaaaaaaaaatctttacctttaagtaatttttaaaaactttagCATCAGGCTGCTGAAGTGCTTGACAAAATTCctgtaacagagaaaaaaaacactaaatAACTCAATGAAGCAACACGATAACCTGAAATATGTTAGGAGCATAAAGAATACCTTGTACATAAAGCAGTTGGTATTACTTCGTATTTTCCCTAATGCGCAACCAAAGCATGTTATGGATAGAAAATTGTAAAAGGCTGTAACAGGCCAAGTGCTTTCTGAGGttaaaaaactattttcaaATACAGGATGTCATATTCACTTTTAGCTGAGTAGACAGAAACAGGACTACCTACAGGGACTGCAATCAAGGAGATTCTAAACCTTTAGCTTTTCCAGTAAGTTTTGATGGCTTTGAAATGAACTCTTCAGAAGAACATTGAAGCTTAAGTAGCATTATGTACATGCTAAGTAACTCTAGATTACAGCAGAACATCTGTCAACTTGGAAAAATCCTAATGTGAAATCAGAAAATTGGGGTGCCAACAAGATATGATACTTGATCCTTACATATCTTTAATGCCACTTAAAAAAGTTCTATAGTTTAAGTCTAGAAATTAGTATAATTGTCCCTTGATGCAGCAAACCCAATCACCACAGTATCCAAACTAGCTGCAATTAAAATTAAGTTGTCAGTGTCCATCTAACAGTTCCTTCATGGCGATGCTTACCATACAGCTAGCAATGCATCATGGTGAAAAAGTGGTCAGGTATAAAGTTTCACTTTTGAGAACCCTCTTACACTGCTCCTAAACAAGCACACAAACCTCATACACTTAACGTTGTACATAACTTTTGACAGTAGAACCAGTACTGTGGCTTAAATTTCTGTAGTGTTTAATACACCCTTTATCACCACACTGTCTATACATTCAGTGttcttcattttacttttgAGCTATTACTCAAGTATTCCGATAGTTTTTCCTCAAGTTAAATTTTGAATTAAAGCAGGAAGATGGCTTAGAAAGTCACATGCACTGGACtatttcccccttccctcctcccccaaaGTACTCTTGCAGTTAACTTTACTCTTTATGCTAAATTAATCCTCTTCTGACATGCAATATTAGAGTAAGTTTTACTGCAGGACGGTAGCAGGTTAACTTTGGCAGTATTCACTTTGCTCCCATTTAACGTTTATGATTGTTAAAAGAGTTTTCCAACTGTTATTTTAGGAATTCCTACCTGAATTATCTCAGGAGCTACTTGCAAAGAAGGCAAATACTCTTGCTGAAGATACTGAATGCACTCAGGGCCCTAAAGAAAAGCAGTACACAATTTTCTCAGGtatatttttatacaaaagTGGAAAATCATAGCCCTGTGCTGTTATGGTACAGAGAAGAGTTTCCAAACAGGCTGTCTAAATGACTGTTTTACAGAGAAGCTATGCATATCAAATACCAAATGCTCATGTTATTCTCACAGCTGttagcaaaggggaaaaaaaaaccaaaccccaaaaaaagcaaagctttctcAATCGTGACATTAAAGATTCTAGTGCaatttgctggtttttgttACATAGcagaaaacatactgaaaattacactgaaataaGAATTACAACATAATACAGCCAGTGTGTTTGTGACATGTCAACTGTAAAAGTCAGTTAACTAAGA
The sequence above is a segment of the Lathamus discolor isolate bLatDis1 chromosome 1, bLatDis1.hap1, whole genome shotgun sequence genome. Coding sequences within it:
- the LOC136016210 gene encoding uncharacterized protein LOC136016210, whose amino-acid sequence is MPPPPPPAAPARRSLPAPCLPTGPTHRAASRPACPEPRPLPASCRGAGKAGRQKHRPGGSRPRRAVPGTEQPEPEALTDLARDDKGKKKSFDRYIGDKRKTRDNLGPLQKEMGDLVIQDMDKAEVCNSFFASVFTGKCSSHITQVTECNGKDLENEESPIAGDHLRNLKVHESMGPDGMHSQVLRELVDEAAKPLSITSRKSWQSGEIPTDWKKET